A stretch of the Narcine bancroftii isolate sNarBan1 chromosome 14, sNarBan1.hap1, whole genome shotgun sequence genome encodes the following:
- the LOC138749497 gene encoding microtubule-actin cross-linking factor 1-like produces MSHCVIMKSQVLHEEISEHEDALEKLQEAAKCLLSLSNDVVPNVLQLRKTTATIEQRFQRLHQGASEEKRKLEQKNVQEEDLKDS; encoded by the exons ATGAGTCATTGTGTCATTATGAAATCACAGGTCCTTCATGAAGAAATTTCTGAACATGAAGATGCTCTTGAAAAGTTACAGGAAGCAGCAAAGTGCCTGCTGTCCTTGAGCAATGACGTTGTTCCAAATGTACTTCAGCTTCGAAAGACCACAG CTACCATTGAACAGAGATTTCAGCGTTTGCAtcagggagcatcagaggagaagaggaagttggaacaGAAAAATGTCCAAGAGGAAGACCTCAAAG